In the genome of Ctenopharyngodon idella isolate HZGC_01 chromosome 16, HZGC01, whole genome shotgun sequence, the window ACTTTGGATAAACGTGTTATTAGCGTGGCATCAGTGTAACTCCATCAGTTAAAGATTATAACCCTTTTTATTTCCTCATTACCTTTAGTACATGTCCATGTAATTCCATaaacattgatttatttttgttgatacAGAAAGGGCTTCCTGAAATTCACAGAATTCATAATTACATGACATTCTGAAGGATTTAAGAGCTAATCCTGTGGATTTGTAAATGATGTTTGACTTTCATAGATATTCATTTAGATATTCAGTTGACACACAGTCTAGACACATTGCTGAAACAGTTTGTCTTGGTTATTATTTAGGATATGATGTCCAACATAATGAGCGAGTTCAGTGTGAATAAATCACAATTAGTTTTTTATTCATGAAAAACAGGAGACTGTAAAACACTGTGATACAcggccaaaaaaaacaaaaacaaaaaaaaaacagtttatacTCCGTTTAACTCCACAAAAAATTTTCAAATCTGCCCACAGCAGATgggatttatacatcatttccCACACATCACATATATATCCCCCTCTAACAATTAACATCTGCATTATGTCACTATTTCCAATGCAATTAATCACATGGGGAAGTGGTATTTATTTCTCTGGTAAAAATGACTGTTTACCTTTAGAAAGTCACACACTAAGGATTTCTCTATAGTACTAAATATTACTTAAGTGATGAGTCCTATAACACCGAACATTATAAACAAATCAGACAACATGGTGATTGTAACTGTGCATAGCTACTAATGCCAGCTGAGCAGAAGTTGTGTGACTGCATGATGGGTCAACTATACATGTaatatgaatgaaaatgtgGTTTGTgggtaaaacaataaaaaaaaattgtttttgacaGAGCTCCGTGAGATTCTATCATATAATAAAGCCCCAGTATAGCACCAAGGTGCTCAAACAAAATGTTCACATGGTGGTTTTAACACAAAGTGAACTGTACAgacaaattacattaattcCTGCACACCTTTCGAATGAGAAATGTCAACAGAAGCGTACTGCAAATAGTACAATGCATTCTTCCTCTTTGATTAACATAACATGTATAGGTTCAAACCATCCCCACTTCCAAAACttccagggaaaaaaaaatgtttgttggtACTTCCGATCTGGTTACTTTTTGGTTGTTTTGCGGATCAATGCCATTCTCtgaaagaacagaaaaagatATTATTTAGTTATGCAAGTCTTTCGTTTTTCAAAATCATCTTTAGGGATCAGTTTAAGTGCATGAGACTGACGGCTGACCTGTTTGTGGGCTTCTGTGGTGCATGCCTTCTTATATGGTCGGATCTCATCTGAGCCATAGCCAGGAATCCACATGTTCCACTGTCGTTCTGTAATTCAATATTGGATTATAGACTatattaacacattcaaaccaTCTGTCATTGGCCTTGATTTAACAACTTAAAGGATACATAATGTACCTTTATTTcctataaaattattattaatagtaaaaaaaatgaaaaacataagTTTAATGTAAacggatgcattaaaatgtatatatttaaattcatttaaaaaaaaaggcactTAAACCACTGGGAATTGTATATTCAAGACCCTCACCGAGGTGTAGCTGGACATCTTTCACTTCGAGAGTATTTGACTTCCTGTGTCGTGCAAGTTGGCATGCAGCGGTCACCACGCTCTCAATGAAATCATCAGCAATCTGCAAGAGCATCTGAAGCAAATGGGAAATGACTCAGGTCAACAGACAACAGCGTAGTGACAGTCACAGTAAGTCATTCTACTGTCagcaaagcacacacacacacacacacacacattatatatatatttgtacagtgcttaacaaatttattagaccacttgtcataataaagagaaaacaaatattttagtaatctgtcaaaaacttgttaaaaataaaaaaatattgccatttattaggcaaataacaaactgaaacaactaaatggtctttattcacacataaccaaaagaaaaaatttattttttattttgtatggccTCCTTTGGCCTTGATAACAGCTTGGATTCTTGCcggcattgtttttatgtacttttccacAGCCTCTATTGTTATTGACCTCCAAATAATTTTTAGTTATTCCCAAAGACCTGCTTTTGATGAAACTTTTGTGCGATCTATCTTTGAATCCATTAAATCCCAACAATAATTATACTTTAGCATTAGAAACACTGTGACTAAAGAGCTTACATATACTGGTGGggattaaccattacagaaacataaaaaatgattttggtaaTCGCCAATACTGTTAGTTTAGGGCAGCTGTGGCACAAACCTTTGGTGGtataataaatttgttaagcaATGTATATATTTCACATATGAATACATTCCTACATACATACATTCTACCATTCAGAAGTTGATAAGGGGTTGGTaagattattttatatttctcttatgctcaccaaggctgcatttatttgatcaaaaatacagtaaaaaaacagtaatactgtgaaatattattacaatttaaaataactattttaatatattttaaaatatcatttattgctatgatggcaaagttgaattttcagtatcattactccagtcttcagtgttacatgatccttcagaaatcattctaacatgttgatttgctgctgaagaaagatttcttattattatcaatgttgaaaacacatgtgctgcttaatatttttgtggaaaccatgatacatttgtTTTCAGGGTTTGAtatgaatacaaagttcaaaagaacagcatttatttgaaatatacatttttgtaacaatgtataagtctttactatcatttttgttcaatttaatgcatccttattaaataaaagtattatgatgccaatataaaataatgttcaaaGCACtgagctgaatttttttttatttatttaagcagGGGGTATAAagggacattttaaaatgcaacaaTTTAGAATTCTAAAATACTTCCTTATAACTGAGTAGTTGTTCAGGCAAGTACTGACTTGTcaattatgaaaatatgtacTTGTGCACATAACTAATAATAAGTCATAAGTACCTCCTCTACATCCTCATCGAGTTGCTCATTAGGATCAATTTCTCGCACAAGGTCCTGCAGCTTCTTCTTGCTGAGCACCTGTAGAGAGGATATTAGATCATAAATGTTATAAGGAATACAAATAGAGCCAGAATCTAATACAATTGAAACGCTATATGGTGTCTCACCTGAGTG includes:
- the taf12 gene encoding transcription initiation factor TFIID subunit 12 is translated as MTQYPPQTSRSNFYAVVKAEASSTPPLSTNMANSTVVPSKVPGTPGPAGRLSPEGTQVLSKKKLQDLVREIDPNEQLDEDVEEMLLQIADDFIESVVTAACQLARHRKSNTLEVKDVQLHLERQWNMWIPGYGSDEIRPYKKACTTEAHKQRMALIRKTTKK